A single window of Microbispora hainanensis DNA harbors:
- a CDS encoding TldD/PmbA family protein, with translation MLLTGGSPALFRDVGLRADDYAEVRVERARTVDLVWRGDGLESSVTSRDEGCCARVIGRSGSAFASDTAMDAGPVLRRAARDAVELGCAAGRLAAHRPYRDDRPGEIGELAETVGLAEKVELLGAYHAAALAAHTGVTGALVYYRESVADVELFTSEGTGVSYRRRDLTLQITVYADGGAARTAGSVSAGSGGDFSVVRGLGPDVEAAVATAVDLRAAPVVAPGEYDVVCDGPLAGIWAHETIGHLAEADHHLGDAPLQRSLAPGRRLGPSMLTITDHPGRPGARGFVPVDDEGTAGSPVELLRDGVVTRPRLHDRSTAAAFREDPTGNARALNFRHPPLPRLRTIAIAPGAASEEEMIGGVARGLLARGVLGGQTDRAGFTFLPAECREIRDGEVRGRVRGVVLSGDVLGAFAAIDAIGREQWRGDTSASCGKQGQNGLPVSSWAPMLRLRGIRVTSG, from the coding sequence GTGCTGCTGACCGGCGGCTCGCCCGCGCTTTTCCGGGACGTCGGTCTCCGGGCGGACGACTACGCCGAGGTACGCGTCGAACGCGCGAGGACCGTCGACCTGGTGTGGCGCGGCGACGGCCTGGAAAGCAGCGTGACCAGCCGTGACGAGGGGTGCTGTGCCCGTGTGATCGGCCGGTCGGGGTCGGCGTTCGCGTCGGACACCGCCATGGACGCCGGGCCGGTGCTGCGCAGGGCCGCGCGGGACGCCGTCGAGCTGGGGTGTGCGGCGGGACGCCTCGCCGCACACCGGCCCTATCGGGACGACCGTCCCGGCGAGATCGGCGAGCTCGCGGAGACGGTCGGGCTGGCGGAGAAGGTGGAACTGCTCGGCGCCTACCACGCGGCGGCGCTGGCCGCGCATACCGGCGTGACCGGGGCGCTCGTCTACTACCGCGAGTCGGTCGCGGACGTGGAGCTGTTCACCAGCGAGGGGACCGGTGTCTCCTACCGGCGCAGGGACCTGACGCTACAGATCACCGTTTACGCCGACGGCGGCGCCGCGAGGACCGCCGGCTCGGTGTCGGCCGGCAGCGGCGGCGACTTCTCGGTGGTGCGGGGTCTGGGCCCGGACGTGGAGGCCGCCGTCGCGACCGCGGTGGATTTGCGCGCCGCCCCCGTGGTGGCACCGGGGGAGTACGACGTGGTCTGCGACGGCCCGCTGGCCGGCATCTGGGCCCACGAGACGATCGGGCATCTCGCCGAGGCCGATCACCATCTCGGGGACGCGCCTCTGCAACGGTCGCTGGCCCCCGGACGCCGGCTCGGCCCGTCCATGCTGACGATCACCGATCACCCCGGACGTCCCGGTGCGCGGGGATTCGTACCGGTGGACGACGAGGGCACGGCGGGGTCTCCGGTGGAGCTGCTGCGCGACGGCGTCGTCACCCGGCCCCGGCTGCACGATCGCTCCACCGCGGCGGCCTTCCGCGAGGACCCCACCGGAAACGCCAGAGCCCTGAACTTCCGCCACCCGCCGCTGCCCCGGCTGCGGACGATCGCCATCGCCCCCGGTGCCGCCTCCGAGGAGGAGATGATCGGCGGTGTGGCGCGCGGGCTGCTGGCCCGCGGCGTGCTCGGCGGGCAGACCGACCGCGCCGGATTCACCTTCCTGCCGGCGGAGTGCCGGGAGATCCGCGACGGCGAGGTCCGCGGCCGGGTCAGAGGCGTGGTGCTGTCCGGCGACGTGCTCGGCGCCTTCGCGGCCATCGACGCGATCGGCCGTGAGCAGTGGCGCGGCGACACCTCGGCGAGCTGCGGCAAGCAGGGCCAGAACGGGCTGCCGGTCAGCTCCTGGGCCCCCATGCTGCGATTGCGAGGCATACGTGTCACCTCTGGCTGA
- a CDS encoding OPT/YSL family transporter, which produces MGGKERIASPAPSHSTPAAGALAGWRGSYVWATLIGLAIGVLLCVLNVLVLFRTGTSFGGSALVAALGAALLRVAGALSWQGLFVVFSIASSGYMATAALDTGVGAVVLRAGELPAWGFLVLLAMAANAVGILLGGLVARTLVVAERLPYPTLKPAITLMASLSRPKDGENDRLGRMLPIAAGVGAASALGVALWGHEITPEVTGTHLALALSPLLYGVGFLIGPRACAWLAAGAAYTVVVWVVQDGTEGRSVAYTDHLSYPWVLAAGVGLILGYSLASIARVRGPLARSLQGGRLLPGPTRWLAVAVLVGTALPALVYPSLLRYLGYGLLGVVLLAVMTVFLTRAGGEIGLVPLSPALYFSVVAFAVSGADRTAALLMASTICCAALAAVYFTYSVKVAHDRPEGLAEPPGRLTGWTQLAGGLAGAVVGVLVIAVLSRAGVLGGGSFPAPVATAVQFVDTTVRGSAEYPATVALALAVSSPLGLGLAFTSAMPTMIGLGVLLPPANSLTLAAGGLTQWLLTRRNPGRRSGTEIVASGLIIGEGLITIAVLIVREVLR; this is translated from the coding sequence GTGGGAGGAAAGGAGCGCATCGCGTCCCCGGCCCCATCGCATTCGACCCCGGCGGCAGGCGCTCTCGCCGGCTGGCGGGGATCGTACGTCTGGGCCACACTCATCGGCCTGGCCATCGGCGTGTTGCTCTGCGTCCTCAACGTGCTGGTCCTGTTCCGCACCGGCACGTCCTTCGGAGGGTCGGCGCTGGTGGCCGCGCTGGGCGCGGCGCTGCTCCGGGTGGCGGGAGCGCTCAGCTGGCAGGGTCTCTTCGTCGTCTTCTCCATCGCGTCCAGCGGATACATGGCCACGGCCGCGCTGGACACCGGCGTCGGAGCCGTGGTCCTGCGGGCCGGTGAGCTGCCGGCCTGGGGCTTCCTGGTGCTGCTGGCGATGGCCGCGAACGCCGTGGGCATCCTCCTCGGCGGGCTCGTCGCGCGGACCCTGGTGGTCGCCGAGAGGCTGCCCTATCCGACCCTGAAGCCGGCCATCACCCTGATGGCGTCGCTCAGCCGCCCCAAGGACGGGGAGAACGACCGGCTCGGCCGCATGCTCCCCATCGCCGCCGGCGTGGGCGCCGCGTCGGCCCTGGGGGTCGCCCTGTGGGGGCACGAGATCACGCCTGAGGTCACGGGCACCCATCTGGCCCTGGCCCTCTCGCCGTTGCTGTACGGGGTCGGCTTCCTCATCGGCCCGCGCGCGTGCGCCTGGCTTGCGGCCGGCGCGGCGTACACCGTCGTCGTGTGGGTGGTCCAGGACGGCACCGAGGGCCGGTCCGTGGCGTACACCGACCATCTGTCCTATCCCTGGGTGCTCGCCGCCGGCGTCGGCCTCATCCTCGGCTACTCCCTCGCCTCGATCGCCCGCGTCCGCGGCCCGCTGGCGCGTTCCCTCCAGGGCGGCCGTCTGCTCCCCGGCCCCACGCGGTGGCTCGCCGTCGCCGTCCTCGTGGGAACGGCGCTGCCGGCGCTGGTGTACCCGTCCCTTCTGCGTTACCTCGGCTACGGCCTGCTCGGCGTCGTGCTGCTCGCCGTGATGACCGTGTTCCTCACCCGAGCAGGCGGCGAGATCGGGCTGGTTCCGTTGTCCCCGGCGCTCTACTTCAGCGTCGTGGCCTTCGCCGTATCCGGCGCGGACCGGACGGCGGCGTTGCTCATGGCCTCGACCATCTGCTGCGCGGCCCTCGCCGCCGTGTACTTCACCTACTCGGTGAAGGTCGCCCACGACCGTCCCGAGGGACTGGCCGAGCCGCCCGGGCGGCTGACGGGCTGGACGCAACTGGCGGGCGGCCTTGCCGGCGCCGTGGTCGGCGTCCTGGTGATCGCGGTGCTCAGCCGCGCGGGTGTGCTCGGGGGAGGCTCCTTTCCCGCTCCTGTGGCCACCGCGGTCCAGTTCGTGGACACCACCGTCCGGGGATCGGCCGAATACCCCGCCACCGTGGCCCTCGCGCTGGCCGTTTCGAGCCCCCTCGGCCTGGGCCTTGCCTTCACCTCGGCCATGCCCACGATGATCGGCCTCGGGGTGCTGCTTCCCCCCGCGAACTCGCTGACCCTCGCCGCCGGAGGCCTGACCCAGTGGCTGCTCACCCGCCGCAACCCCGGCCGGCGCAGCGGCACCGAGATCGTCGCCTCCGGTCTGATCATCGGAGAGGGCCTGATCACCATCGCGGTGCTCATCGTGCGGGAGGTCCTGCGGTGA
- a CDS encoding radical SAM/SPASM domain-containing protein, translating to MSPNTVTFSVELPEGTLDPAYLGESGKVSVLANAVSGSMDIVTPAEVAALERVRAGEAVDRELVAGLLERGYVCTDLAEEEARYRAIVDGYFQAIQEAPFQFMFIPSFVCNLACPYCFEGELTTRSPRMDEEMIEAAFDTIPEIQDRHQNSGPPYITLFGGEPLLDTPYQRGAVEQILRGSYDRGYPVTAITNGVALDAYVPMLLKYGCEEVQVSLDGTPRTHDTRRVFRNGRPTFELIERSIDVAADAGIRVLIRVLIDEDSVDDMPRFAEFAQAKGWLDHPKIRLFNGFTKATTFLYVTPDHPEEKRKRMVRGDVKAGLQEAFWRMVQQNPLVDRMLQPDLARIRSAVLEGDRLRPNLQGCSAGTSVVAFDPNGKIYGCPETVGRPQHACGTFYPEFSYAAGYRDPWRHRHVDTVPMCRDCNVKLFCGGGGCPIKAWAANGGDFNTCYCPKVSSITTRVETQLAYLLPMALRRQQEHANRPEGEEGTWEQMTRVGSFPWMS from the coding sequence GTGAGCCCGAACACCGTCACCTTCTCGGTGGAGCTCCCCGAGGGCACCCTGGACCCGGCCTATCTCGGCGAGAGCGGCAAGGTGAGCGTCCTCGCCAACGCGGTGTCCGGATCGATGGACATCGTCACCCCCGCCGAGGTCGCCGCGCTGGAACGGGTCCGCGCCGGAGAGGCCGTCGACCGTGAGCTCGTGGCCGGCCTGCTGGAGCGCGGGTACGTCTGCACCGACCTGGCCGAGGAGGAGGCGCGCTACCGCGCCATCGTCGACGGCTACTTCCAGGCGATCCAGGAGGCGCCGTTCCAGTTCATGTTCATCCCGTCGTTCGTGTGCAACCTGGCGTGCCCCTACTGCTTCGAGGGCGAGCTGACCACCAGGAGCCCGCGCATGGACGAGGAGATGATCGAGGCCGCGTTCGACACCATCCCCGAGATCCAGGACCGGCACCAGAACTCCGGCCCGCCGTACATCACCCTGTTCGGCGGGGAACCGCTCCTGGACACGCCCTACCAGCGCGGCGCCGTCGAGCAGATCCTGCGCGGCTCGTACGACCGCGGCTACCCGGTCACCGCGATCACCAACGGCGTGGCGCTGGACGCGTACGTGCCGATGCTGCTCAAGTACGGCTGTGAGGAGGTCCAGGTCAGCCTGGACGGCACGCCGAGGACCCACGACACCCGGCGGGTGTTCCGCAACGGCAGGCCGACGTTCGAGCTCATCGAGCGCAGCATCGACGTGGCCGCGGACGCCGGCATCCGCGTGCTGATCCGGGTGCTGATCGACGAGGACAGCGTGGACGACATGCCGCGCTTCGCGGAGTTCGCACAGGCCAAGGGGTGGCTCGACCACCCGAAGATCCGCCTGTTCAACGGCTTCACCAAGGCCACCACGTTCCTGTACGTCACCCCCGACCACCCCGAGGAGAAGCGCAAGCGCATGGTCCGGGGGGACGTCAAGGCCGGGCTCCAGGAGGCCTTCTGGCGCATGGTTCAGCAGAACCCCCTGGTGGACCGCATGCTGCAGCCCGACCTCGCCCGCATCAGGTCGGCCGTCCTGGAGGGCGACCGCCTGCGGCCCAACCTCCAGGGATGCAGCGCCGGCACGAGCGTCGTCGCCTTCGACCCCAACGGCAAGATCTACGGTTGCCCCGAGACCGTGGGCCGTCCCCAGCACGCCTGTGGGACGTTCTATCCCGAGTTCAGCTACGCGGCCGGCTACCGGGATCCCTGGCGGCACCGCCACGTGGACACCGTGCCCATGTGCCGCGACTGCAACGTGAAGTTGTTCTGCGGGGGCGGCGGCTGCCCCATCAAGGCGTGGGCGGCCAACGGCGGCGACTTCAACACCTGCTACTGCCCCAAGGTGTCCAGCATCACGACGCGTGTCGAGACCCAGTTGGCCTACCTGCTGCCCATGGCGCTGCGCCGGCAGCAGGAGCACGCGAACCGACCGGAAGGAGAAGAGGGAACGTGGGAGCAGATGACACGCGTGGGTTCGTTTCCCTGGATGAGCTGA
- a CDS encoding metallopeptidase TldD-related protein, which yields MSPLADRLDHVAAEAAARAGHWEILAVERDDTVVEVGSGVPDLVRSAHETALCLRVHLHGRVGTATTTRLDDVRGLVGEAVRNAAHGPPASPDPVAGRNAALLAAERPAPDQGTRSVRLLAERLGALQRSAGLTVHGTVTRTEQAVHRAAPDRRTTTSDRFFHIAALAEGTAVQLPWTGWTRTPELPAALSAWLEAAAGWDGLPAADAPSGDHDVLLAPSAVHTLLTPLVTALNGTAVTAGRSFVAGHLGEPFLHPSIGLRDHPSEPAAPDDPDDEGTGGLAWPGSDDDGVPCAPLTLVERGVPVRAYHSVRTAAACGTAPTGHGFRGNALRRTVLKPATPVLNGATLSAGSADVGSFDDLLAGVREGVLVESLMGGHQRAGLSPVVEGRLRLGFLIRDGRVAGILRQRPIALDLREVLGRRFRAVSDRRWAVSRIWSGRMPFVLAGGT from the coding sequence GTGTCACCTCTGGCTGACCGGCTGGACCACGTCGCGGCGGAGGCCGCGGCCCGCGCCGGCCACTGGGAGATCCTGGCCGTCGAGCGCGACGACACCGTGGTGGAGGTCGGTTCGGGCGTGCCCGACCTGGTCAGGTCCGCGCACGAGACGGCGCTGTGCCTGCGGGTGCACCTCCACGGCCGGGTGGGCACGGCCACCACGACCCGCCTCGACGACGTGCGCGGGCTCGTCGGCGAGGCCGTACGGAACGCGGCTCACGGGCCCCCGGCGTCACCCGACCCGGTCGCCGGGAGGAACGCCGCCCTTCTGGCCGCCGAGAGGCCCGCCCCGGATCAGGGCACCCGATCCGTACGGCTCCTGGCCGAGCGGCTGGGCGCGCTGCAACGCTCGGCCGGGTTGACCGTGCACGGCACGGTGACCCGGACCGAACAGGCGGTGCACCGCGCGGCCCCGGACCGGCGCACCACGACCTCGGACCGGTTCTTCCACATCGCCGCTCTGGCGGAAGGGACGGCCGTCCAGCTGCCGTGGACCGGCTGGACCCGGACGCCGGAGCTGCCCGCCGCGCTCTCGGCGTGGCTGGAGGCCGCGGCCGGATGGGACGGGCTGCCCGCCGCCGACGCGCCCTCCGGCGACCACGACGTGCTGCTCGCCCCGTCCGCGGTGCACACCCTGCTCACCCCGCTGGTCACCGCGCTGAACGGCACCGCCGTCACCGCGGGCCGCTCGTTCGTCGCCGGGCATCTGGGCGAGCCGTTCCTGCACCCCTCGATCGGCCTGCGCGACCATCCCTCGGAGCCGGCCGCGCCGGACGACCCGGACGACGAGGGCACCGGCGGGCTGGCCTGGCCGGGCAGCGACGACGACGGCGTGCCATGCGCGCCCCTCACGCTGGTCGAGCGGGGCGTCCCGGTCCGGGCGTACCACAGCGTCCGTACGGCGGCCGCGTGCGGGACGGCGCCCACAGGGCACGGCTTCCGGGGCAACGCGCTGCGCCGCACGGTGCTCAAACCTGCCACGCCGGTTCTCAACGGCGCGACGCTGTCCGCCGGATCGGCCGACGTCGGTTCCTTCGACGACCTGCTGGCAGGCGTCCGCGAAGGGGTGCTCGTCGAGTCGCTGATGGGCGGGCACCAGCGTGCCGGCCTCTCACCGGTCGTCGAGGGCAGGCTGCGGCTCGGATTTCTAATCAGGGACGGACGGGTGGCCGGGATCCTCCGGCAGCGTCCGATCGCCCTGGACCTGCGTGAGGTGCTCGGCCGCCGCTTCCGCGCGGTCAGCGACC
- a CDS encoding arsenate reductase ArsC, with translation MPPMPSVLFVCVHNAGRSQMAAGWLAHLAGDRVQVRSAGSAPREQVNPVAVDAMREVGIDISAERPKLLTADAVEASDVIITMGCGDACPILPGKRYEDWKLDDPAGQGIDAVRVIRNEIYDRVKVLMVELLKP, from the coding sequence ATGCCTCCGATGCCCAGCGTCCTGTTCGTGTGCGTACACAACGCCGGCCGTTCCCAGATGGCGGCCGGCTGGCTCGCGCATCTGGCCGGCGACCGCGTCCAGGTACGTTCGGCCGGATCGGCGCCCAGGGAGCAGGTCAACCCCGTCGCCGTAGACGCCATGCGCGAGGTCGGCATCGACATCAGTGCCGAAAGACCGAAGCTGCTCACTGCCGACGCCGTCGAGGCATCCGACGTGATCATCACCATGGGCTGCGGTGATGCATGCCCTATCCTCCCCGGCAAACGGTACGAGGACTGGAAACTCGACGACCCGGCGGGGCAGGGCATCGATGCTGTGCGCGTGATACGGAATGAGATCTACGACCGTGTGAAGGTTTTGATGGTCGAACTTCTGAAGCCCTGA
- a CDS encoding methyltransferase domain-containing protein, giving the protein MGADDTRGFVSLDELIRPGTSIEAVVEPAACGCAPATADEASGCCVAPEAALEAVPADQRPVPVETHVKKRYDALAVQGTSTLCCSPTSVYTPEELAEIPGWVLELSSGCGSPMNAIGLRPGQTVVDFGCGAGLDLLIAARRVGETGRVIGVDASMQMVRTARRAAREMGLRNIDVRVGDIRRPPVREASVDVVMSNCVLGMFPDKKEVLHAVAAVLRPGGVAVISDVVYSDDGPPPADVAAGESAGAEDFARCVVGMTESQYRDLVLGAGFGSVDMRSDGLVPYRDGAQVTSAMIFAYRDDSPARPCC; this is encoded by the coding sequence GTGGGAGCAGATGACACGCGTGGGTTCGTTTCCCTGGATGAGCTGATCCGGCCGGGAACGTCGATCGAGGCGGTCGTCGAGCCGGCCGCCTGCGGATGCGCCCCGGCGACCGCGGACGAGGCGTCGGGCTGCTGCGTGGCCCCGGAAGCGGCCCTGGAAGCGGTCCCGGCCGACCAGCGTCCCGTTCCCGTCGAGACGCACGTCAAGAAGCGTTACGACGCGCTGGCGGTGCAGGGCACCAGCACGCTGTGCTGTTCTCCCACGTCGGTCTACACCCCGGAGGAGCTCGCCGAGATCCCCGGCTGGGTCCTGGAGCTGTCGAGCGGCTGCGGCTCGCCCATGAACGCGATCGGCCTGCGCCCCGGGCAGACGGTCGTGGACTTCGGCTGCGGCGCCGGGCTGGATCTGCTGATCGCCGCGCGCAGGGTGGGTGAGACGGGCCGGGTCATCGGCGTCGACGCGTCGATGCAGATGGTCAGGACGGCTCGGCGCGCGGCCAGGGAGATGGGGCTCAGGAACATCGACGTGCGGGTCGGCGACATCCGGCGCCCACCGGTGCGTGAGGCCAGCGTGGACGTGGTGATGAGCAACTGCGTCCTCGGCATGTTCCCCGACAAGAAGGAAGTGCTTCACGCGGTCGCGGCGGTCCTGCGCCCGGGAGGGGTGGCGGTGATCTCCGATGTCGTGTACTCCGACGACGGCCCGCCCCCGGCGGATGTGGCGGCCGGCGAGTCCGCAGGCGCGGAGGACTTCGCCCGGTGCGTGGTGGGCATGACCGAGAGCCAATACCGTGACCTGGTGCTCGGCGCGGGCTTCGGCAGCGTGGACATGCGCAGCGACGGGCTCGTTCCGTACCGCGACGGTGCGCAGGTCACCAGCGCCATGATCTTCGCCTACCGGGACGACAGCCCCGCCCGACCGTGCTGCTGA
- a CDS encoding inorganic phosphate transporter, whose protein sequence is MEVLVLVLVLLLAAANGANDVPKGVATLAGAGVTKIRTAIAWGTVATTLGCLVSLTLASKMTELFSKGIVSATPTPAFTVAVLIGTIFWVVLATVLKLPVSTTHALVGSLLGAGSLFAGSAVEWNGLLGKVVQPLLLSILVAYAISAVLGIITRKVVSIRTARTERIPVPAPDGDAAPVATLTAQVERTKAQQAIGIAHWATSGLASFARGLNDAPKIVAIGSFALVGGMTPTGLLFAVTAAMAIGGVVAGSRIADRLAYSVIKIPHVEGFTANLTTASLVGLGAMLGLPMSTTQVSAGAISGIAANDLSRLNKKTVRDLLIAWLCTPPVAAAVAAGAYLLLR, encoded by the coding sequence ATGGAAGTGCTCGTACTTGTGCTCGTGCTCTTACTGGCCGCGGCCAACGGAGCGAACGACGTACCGAAGGGTGTCGCCACGCTCGCCGGCGCGGGCGTGACGAAGATCCGCACGGCCATCGCATGGGGCACCGTAGCCACCACTCTCGGGTGCCTCGTCTCGTTGACGTTGGCCTCGAAGATGACCGAACTCTTCTCCAAAGGCATCGTCTCCGCCACGCCCACCCCGGCTTTCACGGTCGCGGTGCTGATCGGAACCATCTTCTGGGTCGTCTTGGCCACCGTCCTGAAGTTGCCCGTCTCCACCACCCACGCCCTGGTCGGCTCGCTTCTTGGTGCAGGAAGCCTGTTCGCCGGCTCCGCGGTCGAGTGGAACGGACTGCTCGGGAAGGTCGTGCAGCCGCTGCTGCTGAGCATCCTGGTGGCCTATGCCATCTCAGCCGTATTAGGAATCATCACCCGGAAAGTCGTGTCGATCCGTACTGCGAGAACGGAACGAATCCCGGTTCCGGCCCCGGACGGTGACGCCGCGCCGGTCGCGACCTTGACGGCACAGGTCGAGCGGACCAAGGCGCAGCAAGCCATCGGAATCGCCCACTGGGCGACAAGTGGCCTGGCGAGCTTCGCCCGGGGCCTCAACGACGCGCCCAAGATCGTTGCCATCGGCTCCTTCGCACTGGTGGGCGGTATGACCCCGACCGGTCTGCTGTTCGCCGTCACCGCGGCGATGGCCATCGGAGGTGTCGTGGCGGGCTCTCGCATCGCCGACCGGCTCGCGTACTCCGTTATCAAGATTCCTCATGTCGAGGGTTTCACCGCCAATCTCACGACCGCGAGCCTCGTCGGACTGGGTGCCATGTTGGGCTTGCCCATGTCGACCACGCAGGTGTCGGCAGGGGCCATCTCCGGCATCGCGGCCAATGACCTGTCCAGGCTCAACAAGAAGACGGTCCGTGACCTTCTGATCGCTTGGTTGTGCACACCGCCTGTCGCCGCCGCCGTAGCCGCAGGGGCGTATCTACTGCTCAGGTAG